A DNA window from Hydractinia symbiolongicarpus strain clone_291-10 chromosome 6, HSymV2.1, whole genome shotgun sequence contains the following coding sequences:
- the LOC130647123 gene encoding uncharacterized protein LOC130647123, producing the protein MLIWNRYAVSVLLVAGFMVIAIYQYRNQISLEFLYKLEAAKEDGSSSVVKDIRGAEPYVTIKMKCFYRDNKNYGESWEKIMENTECHLRLFNKCFENRTVDGRHETHVLTFSREEDIERCVCTDLSGWCQNTCSHIPKIKCCLDKGKTPVLCRR; encoded by the exons ATGCTTATATGGAACAGATATGCTGTCTCTGTATTACTTGTGGCAG GTTTCATGGTAATCGCCATATACCAATATCGCAACCAAATATCATTGGAATTTTTGTACAAGTTAGAAGCAGCGAAAGAAGATGGTAGCTCATCAGTGGTGAAAGATATACGAGGAGCGG AACCGTACGTGACCATAAAAATGAAGTGTTTTTACAGAGATAACAAAAATTATGGAGAGAGCTGGGAGAAAATTATGGAAAACACCGAATGCCATTTACGACTGTTTaataaatgttttgaaaatcGCACGGTTGACGGACGCCATGAAACACACGTTCTAACGTTCAGCAGAGAAGAGGACATCGAAAGATGTGTATGTACAGATTTATCGGGGTGGTGCCAAAATACGTGTTCACACATACCAAAAATAAAGTGTTGCTTGGATAAAGGAAAAACACCAGTGTTGTGCAGACGTTAA
- the LOC130647118 gene encoding uncharacterized protein LOC130647118 has product MAAFNVKIEQLLIVLGPRGCPDNVLTKALTIIHNDVIGCKQAAREYFGKGLMTGLVNLCRSSCNILVIILSTSLMYALCCYGDVYKEKFIELNGAVHLLAMISSRDNSGKSKEHLNQTLLLHEQAAKLLVLLTSSGSKFQQQLVTLGIINKVVELCDVFFNGSHTNCCFGTTEFSDDALHLTKQLTEGRKLVGKIDPQQSAETKRGVLSILAVDLYDTSTDEDVNINKQLLKLGFAWPDPLLKEENNVESTSLNLSNEKIWSDFHITKVVDAHCFWAFIDSEAHSKINRLSKLLEEYVYTSDVCTLCDLKCGTRVCFAVTKETGTSWVRGCVLEVDTSSNSCQVMLVDYGIVVKIGNNLLFPIPNAINDIPHQANLCVLEGITAAPKNTVILEYAAEILSNLATSHALRMQIHMGGGTKALFKLCHVPNKKIVKKVLAALSNLSLNFNIRPQIGHMGGCKRILDLLREHIEDNECIEVLLSCLINLLMECIQNRKHIATSNGLLILIKIYRMPSTNLENKELIVKAVKNLVGNGWRLLDPINAPDVRGIVEDQIDSLKGCFNLSNLCGEEILEEVRKRRRKKNLRPGEVAPQPTYASLSVDDLVKKLRGVVSSGDECDSKSEGYKTGPDTDVDESCLCIEKRLSLNHVEGYFYRSLINVEEDERNAFMYGHSIRSIKAVDIGITICAMLNSGRGGVIYIGVANNRQVLGININRKERDNVRLGVDELLDAFKPRVKHDKYEIKFVQVMSGTSADDLKQHEERYVIEIYVSKNIDQVYQTGSKKMYFRDGSENSLLSMQQIREKTIREQEEKYQAEIKALQRTLEVTQQKLKDERVLVP; this is encoded by the exons ATGGCTGCATTTAATGTCAAGATAGAGCAGTTATTGATAGTTCTAGGACCGAGAGGCTGCCCAGATAATGTATTAACAAAGGCATTAACCATAATCCACAATGATGTTATTGGTTGTAAACAAGCAGCAAGAGAATATTTTGGAAAGGGCTTAATGACAGGACTCGTCA ATCTATGTCGATCATCATGTAACATTTTGGTTATTATCCTTTCAACAAGTTTAATGTATGCACTCTGCTGTTATGGagatgtatataaagaaaaattcaTTGAGCTGAATGGAGCAGTTCATCTATTGGCTATGATCTCTTCTCGTGATAATTCTG gAAAAAGCAAAGAACACTTAAATCAAACATTGTTACTTCACGAGCAAGCAGCTAAACTTCTTGTATTGCTAACTAGTTCTGGATCTAAGTTTCAGCAGCAACTAG TAACACTTGGAATCATAAACAAGGTTGTTGAATTATGTGATGTGTTTTTCAATGGCAGTCATACCAACTGCTGTTTTGGAACAACGGAATTTTCAGACGATGCTTTACATCTTACAAAACAACTCACAGAGGGAAGAAAATTAGTTGGCAAAATTGATCCCCAACAGAGTGCTGAAACTAAACGAG GTGTTCTCAGTATACTTGCTGTAGATTTATATGATACGAGCACTGATGAAGACGTAAACATTAATAAACAACTTCTCAAGTTGGGTTTCGCTTGGCCAGATCCGCTGCTAAAAGAGGAAAATAATGTGGAAAGTACTTCTTTGAATCTG AGTAATGAGAAGATTTGGTCAGATTTCCATATTACCAAAGTGGTTGATGCACACTGTTTTTGGGCTTTTATTGACTCAGAGGCTCATTCTAAAATAAACAGACTGTCAAAATTATTAGAAGAATAT GTATACACTTCAGATGTCTGCACACTTTGTGATTTAAAGTGTGGTACTAGAGTATGTTTTGCTGTGACAAAAGAGACTGGCACTAGCTGGGTTCGTGGGTGTGTACTGGAAGTTGACACAAGCAGTAATAGTTGCCAGGTCATGCTTGTTGATTACGGAATTGTTGTAAAAATTGGGAATAACCTACTGTTTCCAATTCCCAATGCTATCAACGATATTCCACATCAG GCTAATTTATGTGTATTGGAAGGTATAACAGCTGCTCCAAAAAACACTGTAATCCTCGAATATGCTGCAG aaatattaagTAACTTAGCAACAAGTCATGCACTGCGCATGCAAATACACATGGGTGGTGGAACGAAAGCTTTATTTAAG TTATGTCACgtaccaaacaaaaaaattgttaaaaaggtTCTTGCTGCACTTTCCAATTTGTCACTCAACTTTAACATCAGACCGCAAATTGGTCATATGGGTGGCTGTAAAAGGATCTTAG ATCTACTCAGAGAACATATTGAAGATAACGAGTGCATCGAAGTTCTTTTGAGTTGCCTAATCAACCTGTTAATGGAGTGTATACAAAATCGTAAGCATATTGCCACATCAAATGGTTTGCTGATTTTAATCAAGATCTACCGCATGCCGTCAACTAACTTGGAAAACAAGGAGTTGATTGTGAAAGCTGTGAAAAACTTAGTAGGAAATGGCTG GCGATTACTTGATCCAATAAATGCTCCAGATGTGCGGGGAATTGTTGAAGATCAGATAGACTCACTTAAG GGTTGTTTCAATCTATCCAATTTATGTGGTGAAGAAATCTTAGAAGAAGTAAGAAAGCGACGtagaaagaaaaa ttTGCGACCTGGTGAAGTGGCACCACAACCGACCTATGCTTCACTTTCTGTGGACGATCTTGTTAAAAAGTTAAGAGGAGTTGTGTCGAGTGGTGACGAATGTGACTCGAAGAGTGAGGGATATAAGACAGGTCCCGATACTGATGTAGATGAAAGCTGTTTGTGTATTGAAAAG AGACTTTCTTTGAACCACGTAGAAGGTTATTTCTACAGAAGTTTGATAAACGTGGAAGAAGACGAGAGAAATGCGTTCAT GTATGGGCACAGCATTCGTAGCATCAAAGCTGTTGATATTGGAAT AACGATATGCGCCATGTTGAATAGTGGTCGAGGTGGAGTTATATACATTGGCGTAGCAAATAATAGACAAGTGTTAGGTATCAACATTAATCGGAAAGAG AGAGATAATGTCCGACTTGGCGTGGACGAGTTATTGGATGCGTTCAAACCACGTGTGAAGCATGATAAATATGAA ATTAAATTTGTTCAAGTGATGTCGGGTACTAGCGCTGACGA TTTGAAACAACACGAAGAGCGATATGTTATTGAAATTTACGTATCGAAAAATATCGACCAGGTTTATCAAACTGGTAGTAAAAA aATGTATTTTCGAGATGGAAGCGAAAATAGTTTG CTTTCTATGCAACAAATTCGTGAGAAAACAATCCGTGAACAGGAAGAAAAATACCAAGCGGAAATAAAAGC TTTACAACGAACGTTGGAAGTTACACAACAAAAACTAAAAGACGAGCGCGTTTTGGTTCCGTAG